In the Malus domestica chromosome 16, GDT2T_hap1 genome, one interval contains:
- the LOC103433213 gene encoding GDSL esterase/lipase At4g16230, whose protein sequence is MGGLSNRTVTKLGIFFQISTIFVFFWRICLAKYVPANFVFGDSLVDAGNNNYLVSLSKANYLPNGIDFGKPTGRYTNGRTIIDIIGQQLGFKGFSPPYLSPTTAVPKVLQGVNYASGGGGILNHTGKIFGGRLNMDEQLDFFANTRQDIISSIGLPAALQLLSKALFSVTMGSNDFINNYLTPVISAPEQKFIPPETFVGILISRYRLQLTRLYNLGARKILVTNVGPIGCIPYERDTNLDAGDSCVEKPNQLAQLFNPELKSLLTELNANLEGSKFVYADVYGIVNDITRNHISFGFVNANSACCHVAGRFGGLIPCGPPSKVCRERSKYVFWDPYHPSDAANVIIARRLLYGDSNDISPINVLQLIQS, encoded by the exons ATGGGTGGCCTATCAAATAGAACAGTCACTAAGCTCGGCATTTTCTTCCAAATTTCAacaatttttgtgtttttttggaGAATATGCTTGGCAAAATATGTTCCTGCAAATTTTGTGTTTGGGGATTCTCTGGTCGATGCCGGAAATAACAACTACCTTGTGTCACTCTCCAAGGCCAACTATCTTCCTAATGGAATCGATTTCGGAAAGCCAACTGGAAGATACACAAATGGAAGAACAATTATCGACATCATAG GTCAGCAACTTGGCTTCAAGGGTTTCAGTCCCCCTTACTTGTCTCCAACAACTGCTGTGCCGAAAGTTCTGCAGGGTGTAAATTATGCTTCAGGTGGAGGTGGAATTCTCAATCACACAGGAAAGATTTTT GGAGGTCgattaaacatggatgaacagctagATTTCTTTGCTAATACCAGGCAAGACATTATCTCCAGCATTGGCCTTCCTGCAGCTCTGCAGCTATTAAGCAAGGCTCTCTTCTCCGTAACAATGGGCTCGAACGATTTCATTAACAACTACTTGACGCCGGTGATCTCAGCTCCTGAGCAAAAATTTATACCTCCGGAAACATTTGTGGGAATTCTGATTTCAAGATACAGACTACAACTCACA AGACTGTACAATTTGGGAGCAAGGAAGATTCTTGTGACAAATGTAGGACCAATTGGGTGCATACCCTATGAGAGGGATACAAATCTTGATGCAGGAGATTCCTGTGTCGAAAAACCAAATCAGTTAGCGCAATTGTTCAACCCTGAGTTGAAGAGCCTTCTCACGGAGCTTAACGCCAACCTTGAGGGATCCAAATTTGTGTATGCAGATGTTTATGGCATTGTAAATGACATTACTCGGAACCACATATcatttg GTTTTGTGAACGCAAATTCTGCATGCTGTCATGTGGCGGGGCGCTTCGGGGGTCTGATTCCGTGCGGTCCTCCGTCCAAAGTTTGCAGGGAGAGATCAAAGTATGTGTTCTGGGATCCCTACCATCCTTCTGATGCTGCTAATGTAATCATAGCAAGACGTCTCTTGTATGGAGACTCCAATGACATTTCACCCATCAATGTTCTGCAACTCATTCAGTCTTAA
- the LOC103433207 gene encoding probable enoyl-CoA hydratase 1, peroxisomal, producing the protein MARHQSSPENLILVNREPTGIAFVTINRPKSLNSLTRPMMTDLAQAFKALNQDESVRVIVLSGSGRAFCSGVDLTSAEDVFKGDVKDVESDPVAQMERCRRPIIGAVNGFAVTAGFEIALACDIIIATKGAKFLDTHARFGIFPSWGLSQKLSRIIGPNKAREVSLAATPLTAEVGEKLGFVNHVVEESELLKKAREVGEAIAKNNHDMVLRYKAVINDGLKLDLADALTLEKERGHEYYKGMTKGQFKKMQEFIAGRSSKKPSSKL; encoded by the exons ATGGCCCGCCACCAATCGTCGCCGGAAAATCTCATACTTGTAAACCGCGAACCGACCGGAATCGCGTTCGTGACGATCAACCGTCCCAAGTCGCTCAACTCGCTGACCCGGCCCATGATGACGGACCTTGCCCAGGCCTTCAAGGCCCTAAATCAAGACGAATCGGTCCGGGTCATCGTTCTGTCTGGGTCCGGTCGCGCGTTTTGTTCCGGCGTCGATCTCACCTCCGCCGAGGACGTTTTCAAAGGCGATGTGAAGGACGTGGAGTCCGACCCCGTTGCCCAGATGGAGCGGTGCCGAAGGCCCATCATCGGAGCAGTTAACGGGTTCGCGGTCACCGCCGGGTTCGAGATCGCGCTCGCCTGCGATATCATCATCGCGACGAAAGGAGCTAAATTCCTGGACACTCACGCTAG ATTTGGGATATTTCCGTCGTGGGGTTTGTCCCAGAAGCTTTCGAGGATCATAGGGCCCAACAAAGCGCGCGAAGTGTCGCTGGCGGCGACGCCGTTGACAGCGGAGGTGGGCGAAAAGTTGGGGTTCGTGAACCACGTTGTGGAAGAGAGTGAGTTGCTGAAAAAAGCTCGTGAAGTAGGTGAGGCCATTGCGAAAAATAACCATGACATGGTGTTGAGGTACAAGGCTGTTATCAATGACGGGCTTAAGCTGGACCTGGCCGATGCTCTTACGCTTGAAAAG GAGAGGGGTCATGAGTATTACAAGGGAATGACCAAAGGCCAGTTTAAGAAGATGCAAGAGTTCATAGCAGGTCGGAGTTCGAAAAAGCCTTCTTCCAAGTTGTAG